The following are encoded in a window of Phaseolus vulgaris cultivar G19833 chromosome 3, P. vulgaris v2.0, whole genome shotgun sequence genomic DNA:
- the LOC137805653 gene encoding uncharacterized protein produces MGSTTNNNNDTATEEHRTILQTLQIQMQELLQKGAIDQLRQEEEKKRQEEERQRHAEEIAQLKEQNKRLMERLEQSEREGHSRAPSPPPLQSGTKTIAQTIPPTSLVQHTHQSVKQVTPNRVANPRGHPFTDDIIATPLPDKWKGLTINLYDGSTDPDEHLNIFRTQMTLYTTDRTVWCKVFPTSLREGPLGWFSDLPPNSITSFDALELKFTTQYATSRPHRTSSMSLLNVKQERGESLRTFMNRFSKVCMSIRNLNPEIAMHHLVSAILPRRFTEKNADRGKGIRPPIVPTDRDRHRPNRGPRFHSYTPLIVPRGKVLDEALQIELIPALKQSQTPPNADTSKRCQYHRNYGHTTEGCQTLKDKIEELVQAGHLRKFVKATVTISRSPQRDHDPRERVGRRDDRTRENHYCSNRRKRSESPVRRTRPKSESPERRSRTKQKVRAVINTIAGPVSLGQPPQEINYIAGGFADGGCSNSARKKHLRAIQFVHTSTQRRPHIPPITFTDDDFTAIDPSQDDPMVITVEIDKFAIAKVLVDQGSSVDILYWETFKKMKIPEAEIQPYNEQIVGFSGERVDKRGFIDLYTTFGDDYLSKTINIRYLLVNANTSYNILLGRPSINRLKAIVSTPHLAMKFPSVNGDIATVHVDQKIARKCYVASLKVEPTRRLYATSAERTTERRGRSPERRSKGRESRRHLVALVDLDPRLDDPRMEAGEDLQPIFFRDKDRKTHMGTSLKLDDREAIGKTLTKNADLFAWTAADMSGVKPDVITHRLSVYKEARPIAQKKRKLGEERRKAAREETDKLVQTGFIQKAHYTTWLANVVTVKKANGKWRMCVDYTDLNKACPKDSYPLPTIDRLVDGAAGHQILSFLDAYSGYNQIQMYHRDREKTAFRTDSDNFFYEVMPFGLKNVGATYQRLMNHVFHDMIGRNMEVYEMRSPSGLKEIQRIVGRLTSLSRFVPKLVERTRPIIKLLKKTTKFEWTDECEQNFQQLKTFLSSPPVIQKPNAREPTVVYLAVSNEAVSSVLVQEIEAEERPVYFISRVLHDAETRYQMVEKVALALVITARQMRMYFQNHKVMVKTNYPIMKILIKPDLAGRMIGWAVELSEFHIEYQPRGAIKSQALADFTAELTPYPTEETPRWTLYVDGSSNSRSSGAGVVLEGPGEIVIEQAMKFEFKTSNNQAEYEAIIAGLHLAIELEITSITCKSDSRLVVGQLTGEYEVRETLLQQYFHFVKNLVDRFKEISFQHVRRENNTRADALSRLATLKKKGVHRSAIHVTLAKPSVGTEECMATDTQPNWMTPIKQYLTDGVCDSHLEKIMKLQAARYILIGQDLYRRGYSRPLLKCLSPEQVTYVMTELHEGICGTHSGARTMSAKILRAGYYWPTVQGDCTEYVQKCVKCQEFDTLSHQKPEHLHYILSPLAICEMGNGYYRTFHTRKRAMQVPVGWFGLPQIIITDNGRQFTDRGLAEFYEKLHIKHITSSVEHPQTNGQAEAANKVILNELKKRLGPSKGNWTEELLEVLWAYRCTPQSTTQETPYSLTYGTEAMIPVEIGEPSLRRQTLDLDLNKESLLVGLDLINELRDKYKIREEACKIRAARRYNSKVKPRSYQKGDLVWRMRSDARKDGGKFSSNWEGPFRISDAATGGAYYLEYLSGKSIPRTWNATHLKFYYS; encoded by the exons ATGGGTTCAACGACGAACAACAACAATGATACTGCCACGGAAGAACATAGGACGATACTCCAAACCCTCCAGATTCAGATGCAGGAGTTGCTCCAGAAGGGAGCCATTGATCAACTACGTCAAgaggaagagaagaaaagaCAGGAAGAGGAACGCCAACGGCATGCAGAAGAGATAGCTCAACTGAAAGAGCAGAACAAAAGATTGATGGAAAGACTCGAGCAATCTGAGCGTGAGGGACATTCACGTGCGCCTTCTCCACCACCACTCCAGTCAGGCACGAAGACAATAGCCCAAACTATACCTCCCACATCACTCGTTCAGCACACCCATCAGAGTGTAAAGCAGGTAACCCCAAACAGGGTAGCAAACCCGAGAGGCCATCCGTTCACTGATGATATCATAGCCACTCCTCTCCCTGACAAGTGGAAAGGCCTAACGATAAATCTTTACGATGGATCCACAGACCCAGACGAACATCTGAATATATTTAGAACTCAAATGACCCTTTACACAACTGATCGGACGGTGTGGTGTAAAGTCTTCCCCACCTCTCTCAGGGAAGGCCCCCTCGGATGGTTCTCTGATCTTCCACCCAATTCCATTACAAGCTTCGACGCTTTGGAATTGAAATTCACCACACAATATGCCACAAGTAGACCTCATCggacatcctccatgtccctcCTGAATGTCAAACAAGAAAGGGGAGAATCATTAAGAACATTCATGaacagatttagcaaagtgtgtATGAGCATTCGTAACCTTAATCCAGAAATAGCCATGCATCATTTGGTCTCAGCCATACTACCTAGGAGGTTCACTGAAA AGAACGCGGACAGAGGCAAAGGGATTCGTCCCCCCATAGTTCCGACCGACCGAGATCGCCATCGCCCCAACAGGGGTCCCCGCTTCCACAGCTACACTCCCTTGATTGTACCAAGGGGGAAAGTTCTAGACGAAGCACTACAAATTGAATTGATTCCGGCACTAAAGCAGTCGCAAACCCCTCCTAATGCCGATACCAGTAAACGTTGCCAGTACCATCGTAACTACGGTCACACGACCGAAGGATGCCAAAcactaaaagataaaattgaagagCTTGTCCAGGCCGGTCACCTCCGTAAGTTCGTGAAAGCTACCGTTACTATATCCAGGTCACCCCAGCGTGATCATGATCCCCGAGAACGTGTAGGACGAAGAGATGACCGAACCCGCGAGAATCATTATTGTTCGAACAGAAGGAAAAGAAGCGAAAGTCCGGTTCGACGAACGAGACCTAAAAGCGAAAGCCCTGAGCGTAGGAGCCGAACTAAACAGAAAGTTCGCGCGGTCATCAATACAATCGCTGGACCGGTATCACTCGGCCAGCCCCCTCAAGAGATTAACTACATTGCCGGTGGTTTTGCAGATGGAGGATGTTCTAATTCAGCAAGGAAGAAACATTTAAGGGCAATTCAATTCGTTCATACCTCCACACAACGCCGACCGCACATACCACCAATCACTTTCACCGACGATGATTTCACAGCAATTGACCCATCTCAAGATGATCCTATGGTAATAACTGTGGAGATAGACAAATTCGCAATCGCAAAAGTCTTAGTAGATCAAGGCAGCTCGGTCGACATCCTTTACTGGGAAACATTTAAGAAGATGAAGATCCCAGAGGCGGAGATACAACCCTACAACGAACAGATAGTTGGTTTCTCAGGAGAAAGAGTCGATAAGAGAGGATTTATTGATTTATACACTACATTTGGTGACGATTACCTCAGTAAAACCATCAACATACGATACCTACTCGTCAACGCCAACACATCGTACAATATTTTGCTCGGTCGTCCATCTATCAACAGGTTGAAAGCCATTGTCTCAACTCCTCACTTAGCTATGAAGTTCCCCTCGGTCAATGGAGATATAGCAAccgtgcatgtagatcaaaagATAGCACGAAAGTGCTATGTAGCTAGCCTGAAGGTGGAGCCGACCCGAAGGCTTTATGCCACGTCGGCCGAGCGAACCACAGAGCGAAGAGGCCGGTCGCCAGAAAGACGTTCTAAAGGAAGAGAATCCAGAAGACACTTAGTCGCTTTAGTTGATCTGGATCCTCGATTGGATGATCCCCGGATGGAAGCAGGGGAAGATCTTCAACCCATATTCTTCCGTGACAAAGACCGAAAGACACACATGGGAACGTCTCTCAAACTGGACGACCGAGAGGCGATCGGTAAGACATTAACAAAAAATGCTGATCTTTTCGCTTGGACTGCTGCAGACATGTCAGGGGTAAAACCAGATGTAATTACCCATCGGTTGTCTGTCTATAAAGAGGCCAGGCCGATCgctcaaaagaaaaggaaactagGTGAAGAACGGCGCAAAGCCGCACGGGAAGAAACAGACAAGCTAGTTCAAACTGGTTTTATTCAGAAGGCCCACTACACAACGTGGTTAGCCAATGTGGTGACTGTAAAAAAGGcaaatggaaaatggagaatgtgtgtaGATTATACAGACCTTAATAaagcatgcccaaaggactcgtatccctTACCTACAATCGACCGACTGGTCGACGGTGCAGCCGGTCATCAAATCCTCAGTTTCCTTGATGCTTATTCGGGTTATAACCAAATACAAATGTACCACCGTGATCGAGAGAAGACCGCGTTTAGAACGGATTCTGATAATTTCTTCTATGAAGTCATGCCGTTCGGTCTCAAGAATGTCGGAGCCACGTACCAGCGACTTATGAATCACGTATTCCACGACATGATCGGTCGGAACATGGAGGTATATGAAATGAGAAGTCCCAGCGGACTCAAAGAGATTCAGAGAATAGTTGGTCGTCTTACATCGTTATCTCGGTTCGTACCTAAGCTTGTTGAACGAACGAGACCCATTATAAAACTTTTGAAGAAAACGACTAAGTTTGAATGGACAGATGAATGCGAACAAAATTTCCAACAGCTAAAAACATTTTTGTCATCCCCAccggtcatccagaaaccgAACGCACGAGAACCCACTGTAGTCTACCTAGCTGTCTCCAATGAAGCAGTGAGTTCCGTTCTAGTACAAGAAATTGAAGCGGAAGAACGACCGGTATATTTCATCAGCCGAGTCCTACACGACGCGGAGACCCGATACCAAATGGTCGAAAAAGTTGCCTTAGCTTTAGTCATTACCGCACGACAGATGCGGATGTACTTCCAAAATCACAAGGTTATGGTTAAGACTAACTATCCCATTATGAAGATTCTCATCAAACCTGACTTGGCCGGACGAATGATAGGTTGGGCAGTCGAACTGTCAGAATTCCATATCGAATACCAACCCAGGGGGGCCATCAAGTCCCAAGCCCTTGCTGACTTCACAGCAGAGCTCACTCCCTATCCGACCGAAGAAACTCCCAGATGGACATTATACGTAGATGGGTCATCGAACAGTCGTTCGTCCGGGGCGGGAGTTGTACTTGAAGGACCAGGAGAGATCGTTATCGAACAAGCCATGAAGTTCGAATTTAAAACTTCCAATAATCAGGCCGAGTATGAGGCTATAATCGcaggtctacatctggcgatcGAGTTAGAGATAACAAGTATAACTTGTAAGAGCGACTCTCGTCTAGTCGTCGGACAACTCACAGGGGAGTATGAGGTAAGAGAAACGTTACTTCaacaatattttcattttgtgaAAAATCTTGTAGACAGGTTCAAAGAAATCTCATTCCAACACGTACGGAGGGAAAATAACACTCGGGCGGACGCTCTATCAAGATTGGCTACCCTAAAAAAGAAAGGTGTCCACCGATCGGCCATACACGTGACCCTTGCTAAACCAAGTGTCGGTACCGAAGAATGCATGGCGACCGACACGCAACCTAACTGGATGACTCCCATAAAACAATATCTGACCGATGGTGTATGCGATTCACACTTGGAGAAAATAATGAAACTACAAGCCGCCCGATACATACTCATTGGCCAAGATCTTTACAGGAGAGGGTACTCCCGTCCCCTCCTAAAATGCCTTAGTCCAGAACAAGTCACCTATGTGATGACCGAGTtacacgaagggatatgcggaaccCATTCAGGAGCACGGACTATGTCCGCCAAAATTCTAAGAGctggatactactggccgaccgtgCAGGGAGACTGCACCGAGTACGTTCAAAAATGTGTGAAGTGTCAGGAGTTCGACACCTTATCACACCAAAAACCAGAACACTTGCACTACATCCTATCCCCCCTGGCCATTTGTGAAATGGGGAATGGATATTATCGGACCTTTCACACCCGGAAAAGGGCAATGCAAGTTCCTGTTGGTTG GTTCGGCCTACCTCAGATCATTATCACAGACAACGGTCGACAATTCACCGACCGAGGGCTAGCTGAATTCTATGAGAAACTCCATATCAAACATATAACGAGttcggtcgaacaccctcaaACCAACGGTCAGGCGGAAGCAGCCAACAAAGTTATTCTCAATGAGTTAAAAAAGAGACTTGGCCCGTCCAAGGGAAACTGGACTGAAGAATTGTTAGAGGTTCTATGGGCCTATCGCTGTACTCCCCAATCAACGACTCAAGAAACACCTTACAGCCTGACGTACGGCACAGAAGCCATGATTCCGGTCGAAATCGGCGAGCCTTCATTGCGCCGACAGACATTAGACTTAGACTTGAATAAAGAAAGTCTACTGGTCGGCCTCGACCTCATCAATGAATTAAGAGACAAATACAAGATAAGGGAAGAAGCATGCAAAATACGAGCAgcacgaaggtataactcgaaagTGAAGCCACGAAGCTATCAGAagggagacttagtttggcgcATGCGCAGCGACGCTCGGAAGGACGGCGGAAAGTTTTCAAGTAACTGGGAAGGACCATTCCGCATTTCTGACGCAGCAACAGGAGGAGCATATTACTTAGAATATTTGTCAGGAAAATCtataccgagaacgtggaatgccacgcatctcaaattctaTTACAGTTGA
- the LOC137807892 gene encoding quinolinate synthase, chloroplastic isoform X2, translating into MVMYVASLQAKYLFPNELKVNELVNVLKEKNIGVVAHFYMDPEVQGILTAAQKQWPHIHISDSLVMADTAVKMAKAGCQFITVLGVDFMSENVRAILDQAGFSEVGVYRMSNEQIGCSLADAAATPTYMEYLSAASRSTSLHVIYINTKLETKAFAHELVPTITCTSSNVVQTILQAFAQVPDLSIWYGPDSYMGANIKELFQQMTKMTDEEIATIHPEHNQDSIRSLLPRLHYFEDGTCIVHHLFGHEVVKNIKEMYCDAFLTAHLEVPGEMFSLAMEAKRRGMGVVGSTQNILTFIKDRVQEALDRNINDHLQFVLGTESGMVTSIVATVRSLLEPAKSSSEKAKVTVEIVFPVSSDSISETSSSLSSGVHSAKVGDIILPVVPGIASGEGCSIHGGCASCPYMKMNSLSSLLKVSHNLPDEENILSAYKAERFKLQTPNGKSVADVGCEPILHMRNFQATKKLPEILVDQILHPRESTRSI; encoded by the exons ATGGTGATGTATGTAG CTTCACTGCAGGCAAAATATTTGTTCCCTAATGAGTTAAAAGTTAATGAACTAGTCAATGTGCTGAAGGAGAAGAACATTGGTGTTGTTGCACACTTTTACATGGATCCTGAGGTCCAAGGCATTTTAACTGCTGCTCAGAAGCAATGGCCTCATATCCATATATCTGATTCACTGGTCATGGCAGATACTGCAGTTAAAATGGCAAAAGCTGGATGCCAGTTCATAACAGTGCTAGGTGTGGATTTTATGTCAGAAAATGTGCGTGCCATCCTTGATCAAGCTGGTTTTAGTGAG GTTGGTGTGTATCGGATGTCAAATGAGCAAATTGGTTGTTCTCTGGCTGATGCTGCAGCTACTCCTACTTACATGGAATATCTTTCTGCTGCTTCCAGATCTACGTCTTTGCACGTCATATACATTAACACTAAGTTAGAGACAAAGGCATTTGCTCATGAGCTTGTTCCTACAATAACCTGTACTTCATCAAATGTTGTCCAGACTATTCTACAG GCATTTGCTCAAGTTCCAGATTTAAGCATATGGTATGGACCTGATTCTTACATGGGTGCAAACATTAAAGAATTGTTCCAACAAATGACAAAGATGACTGATGAAGAGATTGCTACAATACATCCCGAGCACAACCAAGACTCTATTAGATCATTATTACCTCGACTTCACTATTTTGAG GATGGAACATGCATTGTTCACCATCTATTTGGCCATGAAGTTGTGAAGAACATAAAAGAAATGTATTGTGATGCGTTTCTCACTGCTCATCTAGAGGTTCCTGGAGAGATGTTTTCATTGGCGATGGAAGCAAAGAGAAGGGGAATGGGCGTAGTAGGCTCCACTCAGAATATTTTGACTTTCATAAAGGATCGGGTTCAGGAAGCTTTGGATAGAAATATAAATGATCATCTCCAATTTGTTTTAGGAACAGAATCTGGGATGGTGACTTCAATTGTTGCTACAGTTCGTAGCTTGTTGGAGCCTGCGAAGTCCTCTTCTGAAAAAGCAAAAGTTACTGTTGAAATAGTCTTTCCAGTTTCTTCCGACTCAATCTCAGAAACATCCTCAAGTTTATCCTCTGGTGTTCATTCTGCCAAAGTGGGTGATATCATACTTCCCGTGGTACCAGGAATAGCTAGTGGGGAGGGTTGTTCCATTCATGGTGGTTGTGCATCTTGTCCATACATGAAG ATGAATTCTCTCAGCTCACTCCTGAAGGTTAGCCATAACTTACCTGATGAAGAAAATATTCTTTCTGCATACAAGGCAGAGCGATTTAAGCTACAGACACCAAATGGCAAATCAGTGGCAGATGTTGGATGTGAGCCTATTTTGCACATGCGGAACTTCCAG GCTACTAAAAAGCTTCCAGAGATTCTTGTTGACCAGATTCTTCACCCTCGAGAAAGTACACGGTCAATTTGA
- the LOC137807892 gene encoding quinolinate synthase, chloroplastic isoform X1: MTNWVDLCIHFKESPLWPFTYSSCSFFSTIPFTYSSCSFFSTNPTFAAILILSLFRSNSTLSTHSYYLAMAVATVNTTVSTSFFLSTSCNRKLFTVQPLKQHLPLLKSFKCLRRRSGSIKPNPVISCSALITSKLVVPSKLEYVAAEFQSLREPKERVKRLLKFAAEMSPMAESSRVDSNRVMGCTSRVWVEVGIDEEGKVRVAADSDSEITRGFCACLVWVLDGSKPDEVMKVSTDDLVGLNVGLPGGSGRSRVNTWHNVLVSMQKRTKQLVAQREGKVPFEPFPSLVITSHGIFPKGSYAEAQAKYLFPNELKVNELVNVLKEKNIGVVAHFYMDPEVQGILTAAQKQWPHIHISDSLVMADTAVKMAKAGCQFITVLGVDFMSENVRAILDQAGFSEVGVYRMSNEQIGCSLADAAATPTYMEYLSAASRSTSLHVIYINTKLETKAFAHELVPTITCTSSNVVQTILQAFAQVPDLSIWYGPDSYMGANIKELFQQMTKMTDEEIATIHPEHNQDSIRSLLPRLHYFEDGTCIVHHLFGHEVVKNIKEMYCDAFLTAHLEVPGEMFSLAMEAKRRGMGVVGSTQNILTFIKDRVQEALDRNINDHLQFVLGTESGMVTSIVATVRSLLEPAKSSSEKAKVTVEIVFPVSSDSISETSSSLSSGVHSAKVGDIILPVVPGIASGEGCSIHGGCASCPYMKMNSLSSLLKVSHNLPDEENILSAYKAERFKLQTPNGKSVADVGCEPILHMRNFQATKKLPEILVDQILHPRESTRSI; encoded by the exons ATGACAAACTGGGTGGACCTATGCATACACTTCAAGGAATCACCCCTTTGGCCCTTCACTTATTCTTCATGTTCTTTCTTCTCAACCATTCCCTTCACTTATTCTTCATGTTCTTTCTTCTCAACCAATCCCACTTTTGCAGCTATTTTAATCCTTTCGCTCTTTCGCTCCAATTCAACCCTTTCCACGCATTCCTACTACCTAGCCATGGCCGTTGCCACTGTGAACACCACTGTCTCCACTTCCTTTTTCCTCTCAACATCATGCAACCGAAAACTCTTCACCGTCCAACCCCTCAAACAACACCTTCCGTTACTTAAATCCTTCAAATGCCTCCGACGACGTTCAGGTTCGATCAAACCAAACCCTGTGATTTCCTGCTCTGCGCTCATCACCTCGAAGCTCGTCGTTCCGTCGAAGCTCGAATACGTCGCGGCGGAGTTCCAGTCGCTGCGGGAGCCGAAGGAGCGGGTTAAGCGCCTGCTTAAATTCGCGGCGGAGATGTCGCCTATGGCGGAGTCAAGTCGGGTCGACTCAAACCGGGTGATGGGATGCACCTCGCGCGTGTGGGTGGAGGTGGGGATCGACGAGGAGGGGAAGGTGCGGGTGGCTGCAGACAGTGATTCAGAGATTACGAGGGGGTTCTGCGCGTGTCTGGTGTGGGTGCTTGATGGTTCGAAGCCGGATGAGGTCATGAAAGTGAGCACCGATGATTTGGTTGGTTTGAATGTGGGGTTACCGGGAGGAAGTGGGCGGTCGAGGGTTAACACGTGGCACAACGTGCTGGTGAGCATGCAGAAGAGGACGAAGCAGTTGGTGGCTCAGAGGGAAGGGAAGGTTCCCTTTGAGCCTTTTCCTTCCTTGGTTATTACCTCTCATGGGATTTTTCCCAAGGGTAGCTACGCTGAAGCCCAG GCAAAATATTTGTTCCCTAATGAGTTAAAAGTTAATGAACTAGTCAATGTGCTGAAGGAGAAGAACATTGGTGTTGTTGCACACTTTTACATGGATCCTGAGGTCCAAGGCATTTTAACTGCTGCTCAGAAGCAATGGCCTCATATCCATATATCTGATTCACTGGTCATGGCAGATACTGCAGTTAAAATGGCAAAAGCTGGATGCCAGTTCATAACAGTGCTAGGTGTGGATTTTATGTCAGAAAATGTGCGTGCCATCCTTGATCAAGCTGGTTTTAGTGAG GTTGGTGTGTATCGGATGTCAAATGAGCAAATTGGTTGTTCTCTGGCTGATGCTGCAGCTACTCCTACTTACATGGAATATCTTTCTGCTGCTTCCAGATCTACGTCTTTGCACGTCATATACATTAACACTAAGTTAGAGACAAAGGCATTTGCTCATGAGCTTGTTCCTACAATAACCTGTACTTCATCAAATGTTGTCCAGACTATTCTACAG GCATTTGCTCAAGTTCCAGATTTAAGCATATGGTATGGACCTGATTCTTACATGGGTGCAAACATTAAAGAATTGTTCCAACAAATGACAAAGATGACTGATGAAGAGATTGCTACAATACATCCCGAGCACAACCAAGACTCTATTAGATCATTATTACCTCGACTTCACTATTTTGAG GATGGAACATGCATTGTTCACCATCTATTTGGCCATGAAGTTGTGAAGAACATAAAAGAAATGTATTGTGATGCGTTTCTCACTGCTCATCTAGAGGTTCCTGGAGAGATGTTTTCATTGGCGATGGAAGCAAAGAGAAGGGGAATGGGCGTAGTAGGCTCCACTCAGAATATTTTGACTTTCATAAAGGATCGGGTTCAGGAAGCTTTGGATAGAAATATAAATGATCATCTCCAATTTGTTTTAGGAACAGAATCTGGGATGGTGACTTCAATTGTTGCTACAGTTCGTAGCTTGTTGGAGCCTGCGAAGTCCTCTTCTGAAAAAGCAAAAGTTACTGTTGAAATAGTCTTTCCAGTTTCTTCCGACTCAATCTCAGAAACATCCTCAAGTTTATCCTCTGGTGTTCATTCTGCCAAAGTGGGTGATATCATACTTCCCGTGGTACCAGGAATAGCTAGTGGGGAGGGTTGTTCCATTCATGGTGGTTGTGCATCTTGTCCATACATGAAG ATGAATTCTCTCAGCTCACTCCTGAAGGTTAGCCATAACTTACCTGATGAAGAAAATATTCTTTCTGCATACAAGGCAGAGCGATTTAAGCTACAGACACCAAATGGCAAATCAGTGGCAGATGTTGGATGTGAGCCTATTTTGCACATGCGGAACTTCCAG GCTACTAAAAAGCTTCCAGAGATTCTTGTTGACCAGATTCTTCACCCTCGAGAAAGTACACGGTCAATTTGA